CGTGAGTGTACAGTGCACGCTCAAAAGTTGGCCATAATAATCATATATATAAGGCCTGTTGTTGTGCTTCTGCACGGCCCCAATTTGCAAACACGTTCCAAGTGGTTGTTGTTCGCTCGGCGGATGGCGGCCGACCAGTTTTATGCTGTGGACGTCTccttatacacacacacacacacacacacacacacacacgcttcAGGCTTTTATTGCGTGCAGGTTGTGGGCGTTGTGatgtttttgaaatgaattggaTGCCAGTTGACTTTTGGGTTGGCGTCGCCAAAAGTTTGAAAGCGCCCCCCTTCCCGCCAACCACGCCCTGTTTTCTGTTTACATGCGAAAAGTATAGACGCGGAGCATGAAGTTCAACGAGTTTTATGATCAACTCGCCATCACGCGAGCAACCCTATTGAACTTTGCACATCTGTGACTAAACCTCGAGGGCTCTAAATGCCGGttgattcagttttttttaacctgATTTCGCTATGCAGAAGAGTATTTATACActattttaaaagatgaatATAATAACAGTTGAATCAATCTTTTCTCACATTTTTGCATTCACGTTATACAAATGATATCATGTTGGaacaataattttgaaaatgatttttattttcatttggccTGGCAAACGTTTACATATTGACTTGATGAGGGAAACGGATTCAGCTTGGTCGGTGATGTGGCAAGATGAAAATAAGGGACGTTGAATCAGGATTGATATAATGGGTGCCTGTTCAAGGAATGTAATGTGATATCAATTGAAGTTCAGCGAATGATCACTTGACATTTCCAAGTGAAGATATACACCATACACGTAGTAGTTCTGTatagaaattaatatttttatttagttccCTGCTTCAATTATAATTAAAGTGAACAGCAATTTACTCTGTGATCCAAATATTTGGTGTTCCTCCGCTAAAATTCTCCGCCTGTAATGTGTTTCCCGTTTCCTTTATTGCACTAGTATTGTGCGAGATATTCGTTTACCCGCATTAGAATAGCACAGAAAAATTAAGTCAATAAAAATTCCAGATAGCGGCAGAAATAGATAGCACCGACTCGTTGATGCcaacgtattattattattattattttaatattttatttatttttaaatgctaaACCCAACCTGGTTCAATCCGTTTATTGTTGTATTGGTCGtggtattttcattttagaggTCGCTATGAAGAACGTGACTAGATCCGTTCGCATGGCCGACGCGTTCAGCGGGGGGAAAGGCTGGCTCCGGGGTTCCCGACGAAGCGGCGAACGTTCCAATAAAAATGACTTCGGTGTTGAAGAAAACTAaacataagaagaagaagaaaaaaacgaaaaaaacaaacaaacacaggCTTTCCTCTTTAAAGATTCACTAGTGGCTTTAGTTCATACATATGAGATATAAgcattaattttataaatatgATTGTTAACTGCATGGTAAGTGCCAACAAGGGAAAAGAGAccggaaaaaaatttggaattaaatcaaaatcaataaatgaaGAATTCAAGAAATTTCAATAGAAACCATTCCGTGTTACAGTTTCTTGTTTACCGTCCGCATTTGCTGAATTCCGGCCATTGGTGAAAGGCTCGTCCATTTTCAGCGAACCGTTTGCGACATCTGGAATTTCCCTTTCAGCGCTGCTGCCGTTACAACACTCGTCGTCAGATCGGTTGACGAAAGACACGCACATTTCCTGTTGGATTGTTGCGAGAATTGGATTCGGTAGCTCAATTGTTCCCTGAGGGCCGTACGACCGGCCTGTTGGCCCAGGAACTGGTGGAACTCGCGATCGCAGTGAGTCGTTGTGACCAAAAGTGCGTTCCGAGTTGCGTCCGCGACGTGTGAAGACGCTGTTCTCGCCGGCTAGCGCCTTGTTGACTTCCATCCGCTCGGCGCACGTGCACGCCTACACAACAAGGACAGAAAAAGAGCTCAAAAACCAATCAGAAAATGGAGGCAGATAATCGACAGCGCTGGAGAAAACCTTCATGAAACTTTTCTTAAAGTTGTCGGATAGAAAAGCGTAGAGGATTGGATTGACGGCCGAATTGGAGTAGCCCAGGCAACCGGCCAGCAGGAAAATGGCCACGATGTACGGAGACTGCGAGGCTTTGGGTGGAGTGAATATTAACGACACTTGGGAAACCCAATAAGGTAACCAACAGAGGACGTAAACGGTGACGACTGTCAGGACCAGTCGAGTCACTTTGCGGTGGGAGCGGCGCTTCTCCTTTGATTTGTTGGTCGGTCCCAccgtctgtttttatttttatttcgccaaTAAAGAAAGCgaggaaatcaatttttagcAACAGTTGAATTGGCGAATGAAATATCAACGAATCTTTAATACTTTCAGTTTCCTGATGACGAGGATGTAAAAGACTAAAATGAGGATGAGTGGAATGGCAAAGGCCAAAGTGAAAGTGTAGAGGGTGAAGGCGGCCTGTCCGTTCATGTACTCGTTTTCTGGCCAGTAAATGTTGCAGCTGACGATGGGACTGGCCGGATGAATCTCGGTTCCATCCTCGAGGCTACTTCCGGTTAGGATAGACGACATGGCCAACGTGTTGTTGGTGATCCAGGAAGCGATGGTCGTGGCCGAGCCGTTTGACCAATACAAAGTGTCG
The sequence above is a segment of the Daphnia pulex isolate KAP4 chromosome 11, ASM2113471v1 genome. Coding sequences within it:
- the LOC124207547 gene encoding somatostatin receptor type 5-like, whose product is MDSMVSWTNDTGDMPDLIVNDYEIPLLGAFLFYFVQCLYGTVFVVGLMGNTLVIYVVLRYTKMQTVTNLYILNLAVADECFLIGIPFIMTTMGLGYWPFGNVMCKIYMTTTSVNQFTSSLLLTVMSADRYIAVCHPIDAATVRTPFYAKVVSMTTWGISFLMIVPIFLYAHTQQVHSDWAIGSINDSGVVDTLYWSNGSATTIASWITNNTLAMSSILTGSSLEDGTEIHPASPIVSCNIYWPENEYMNGQAAFTLYTFTLAFAIPLILILVFYILVIRKLKTVGPTNKSKEKRRSHRKVTRLVLTVVTVYVLCWLPYWVSQVSLIFTPPKASQSPYIVAIFLLAGCLGYSNSAVNPILYAFLSDNFKKSFMKACTCAERMEVNKALAGENSVFTRRGRNSERTFGHNDSLRSRVPPVPGPTGRSYGPQGTIELPNPILATIQQEMCVSFVNRSDDECCNGSSAEREIPDVANGSLKMDEPFTNGRNSANADVFFNTEVIFIGTFAASSGTPEPAFPPAERVGHANGSSHVLHSDL